The following proteins are encoded in a genomic region of [Eubacterium] hominis:
- a CDS encoding serine hydrolase, with product MNKEELHRVIGEQQPNICQMVVLKNGNIIYSDTWNDFNADDNIHIASVTKSIIAILIGIAIDKGMIKSIHQKVLDFFPDYVLKRGEKTIHNITLYHLLTMTAPYKYKSEPWTKVCTSEDWSKAVLDLLGGKSGIIGEFKYSTLGIHILSTIITKVSNMTTLEFANEYLFKPLEIKERHLYTVKNKEEHIGFVTSKEPKENGWFCDNKGIVSSGFGLCLSAEDMAKIGQMCLDKGIYDNKRIVSTEWIEKITTPYLTTDEKFGFMKYGFLWWIIDEEEKIYSAIGDSGNVIYVNTEKNIVISVTATFKPLVFDRVQFIREYIEPFVLE from the coding sequence ATGAATAAAGAGGAATTGCATCGTGTTATAGGAGAACAACAACCTAATATATGCCAAATGGTAGTGCTCAAAAACGGCAACATTATTTATAGTGATACTTGGAATGATTTTAATGCAGACGATAACATTCATATTGCTTCGGTAACAAAAAGCATTATAGCCATACTTATTGGAATTGCTATTGATAAAGGTATGATTAAAAGTATCCATCAAAAAGTATTGGATTTTTTCCCCGACTATGTGCTTAAAAGAGGAGAAAAGACCATACACAATATTACTTTATATCATTTGCTTACAATGACCGCACCATATAAATACAAGTCGGAGCCTTGGACAAAAGTATGCACGAGTGAGGATTGGTCAAAAGCAGTCCTTGATTTACTCGGCGGTAAAAGCGGTATTATAGGTGAGTTTAAGTATTCAACACTCGGCATACATATATTGAGTACAATAATAACCAAAGTAAGTAATATGACAACATTGGAATTTGCCAATGAATATTTATTCAAGCCTCTTGAAATAAAAGAAAGACATCTTTATACAGTAAAAAACAAAGAGGAACATATTGGCTTTGTGACTTCAAAAGAGCCAAAAGAAAATGGTTGGTTTTGCGATAACAAAGGAATTGTATCATCAGGTTTTGGGCTCTGTTTATCGGCAGAAGATATGGCTAAAATAGGACAAATGTGCCTTGATAAAGGTATCTATGATAACAAAAGAATTGTATCAACCGAATGGATAGAAAAAATAACTACACCATATTTAACTACTGATGAAAAATTTGGATTTATGAAATATGGCTTTTTGTGGTGGATTATAGACGAAGAAGAGAAAATATATTCTGCCATTGGTGACAGTGGAAATGTAATATATGTTAATACTGAAAAGAACATTGTAATCTCTGTTACGGCAACATTCAAGCCTTTGGTATTTGATAGAGTTCAATTCATAAGAGAATATATTGAGCCATTTGTTTTAGAATAA
- a CDS encoding DUF3852 domain-containing protein has translation MIRVLKDKRIKVLFVMIFLLLMFVIFMKPCYAAGDVSGAIESAWGSAKGQIKSVVNNVVFPVIDLVLAVFFFVKLGTAYFDYRKQGQFEWTAPAILFACLCFTLTAPNYIWTIL, from the coding sequence ATGATTAGAGTTTTAAAAGATAAAAGGATAAAGGTCTTGTTCGTCATGATATTTTTATTATTGATGTTCGTAATTTTTATGAAACCATGTTATGCAGCTGGAGATGTATCAGGAGCAATCGAGAGTGCATGGGGAAGTGCTAAAGGACAGATAAAAAGTGTTGTCAATAATGTCGTATTCCCAGTCATCGACCTTGTCTTGGCAGTATTCTTTTTTGTGAAGCTCGGAACCGCATATTTCGATTATCGAAAGCAGGGACAGTTTGAATGGACAGCTCCAGCCATCCTGTTTGCATGTTTATGTTTCACATTAACAGCACCAAATTATATTTGGACGATTCTGTAA
- a CDS encoding AbrB/MazE/SpoVT family DNA-binding domain-containing protein gives MCSNQKKSQFKILDTQGRLVIPQDIRDKADIHKGDIVEIKNVRNGILIAKLDIVKLNDESIEALQNMVISSARKLDKKSLLMLTKKMVEMAERTEEYND, from the coding sequence ATGTGCTCGAATCAGAAGAAGAGTCAATTTAAGATATTAGATACACAAGGAAGATTGGTAATTCCTCAGGATATCCGCGATAAAGCGGATATCCATAAGGGCGATATTGTAGAGATCAAAAATGTACGAAACGGTATCTTAATTGCAAAACTAGATATCGTCAAGCTGAATGATGAATCTATTGAAGCATTACAAAATATGGTCATTTCCTCCGCAAGAAAGTTAGATAAAAAATCACTTTTGATGCTTACAAAAAAGATGGTAGAAATGGCAGAAAGAACGGAGGAGTATAATGATTAG
- a CDS encoding DNA adenine methylase, whose translation MNSIISWIGGKKALRNLIYSRFPNYYDRYIEVFGGGGWVLFGKQPDKFEVYNDFNNNLTNMFAVIRDQPLAFIEELGYLPENGRYIFNLYKDIISKQRIEDKYLEDEVKRVRVYFTELQAEEIIEIMRKERIEKQDVKLAVAFFKLIRYSYGSGCKTYGCRPYDVRNAFHMVWDISDRLSNTIIENKDFEALICQYDRPNAFFYCDPPYYETEGMYQVLFTKEDHTRLRDTLANIQGKFLLSYNDCEFIRDIYKDFHIESCSRVNNMALRYDNAAEFPEVLISNYDTQNNERVGKQMGLFDLDFMESEDEENE comes from the coding sequence TTGAACAGTATTATCAGCTGGATAGGTGGTAAAAAAGCATTACGCAATCTCATCTATTCCAGATTTCCAAATTATTATGATCGTTACATTGAAGTGTTTGGCGGTGGTGGATGGGTTCTCTTCGGTAAGCAGCCAGATAAATTCGAAGTATATAACGATTTTAATAATAACTTAACCAATATGTTTGCGGTCATCAGAGATCAGCCATTGGCCTTCATAGAGGAACTGGGCTATTTACCTGAGAATGGACGTTATATCTTTAACTTGTATAAAGACATTATCTCAAAGCAACGAATCGAAGATAAATATCTGGAGGATGAGGTTAAGCGTGTTCGTGTTTATTTTACAGAGCTACAGGCAGAAGAAATCATAGAGATTATGAGAAAAGAACGTATTGAAAAACAGGATGTAAAGCTAGCAGTGGCGTTTTTTAAACTGATACGTTACAGTTATGGCTCTGGCTGCAAGACTTATGGATGCAGACCATATGATGTAAGGAATGCTTTCCATATGGTTTGGGATATATCTGATCGTCTTAGCAATACCATCATCGAGAATAAAGATTTTGAGGCATTGATCTGTCAATATGATAGACCGAATGCCTTTTTTTATTGTGATCCACCTTATTATGAAACAGAAGGGATGTATCAGGTTTTATTTACAAAAGAGGATCATACACGGTTAAGAGATACATTGGCGAATATACAAGGAAAGTTTTTGCTTAGTTATAACGATTGTGAATTCATACGTGATATTTATAAAGACTTTCATATAGAAAGTTGTTCACGTGTAAATAACATGGCATTGCGCTATGACAATGCTGCGGAATTCCCAGAAGTTTTGATATCTAATTATGACACGCAGAATAATGAAAGAGTTGGAAAACAAATGGGACTATTTGATTTAGATTTTATGGAAAGCGAGGATGAAGAAAATGAATAG
- a CDS encoding C40 family peptidase: MKDKIKKAIHKVLMTIATIFITLSTVFSSMPLQVQAAGENIYFEVNKADEVLKEAQRHLGKPYVWGAAGPNSFDCSGFVSYVFKQVGLKFNADRFTTYSIDSYLEGLGVTSYTYSTEEANPKNVKAGDIILFYDNTGDALHMGIYMGNGKIIHCAAEMPSGPQQQVMISDIDLLSTKHGSSIITYKAYRIFPDEGGVRLKKTDEFGNALAGVKFKITMPNGSTKTVTTNSNGIWDSDDEGVNLDTGTYKYQEVSTVEGYLLDNTVRSFTVKAGVKASENVVVVTNNEPTGEIEVIKTNTNGDRVSNTVFKVYADKTITNRAGSKVFYTKDQLVATLTTSANGKASVKVPLGRYRIVESQVTNGYILNTKEHIVTLDYKNQTTSLITSSTTIENKEQKGKVVLKKSIDTTETDGKYGDAYLQDNQYALIAKEKITNAAGTIKYYEKDQIISYKKTDSNGMITWDDLPLGKYYIEEVDNNGSLQINSAKIDVSVDYAGQTVEKTVVNKTTADKPNMQKIQIFKSGIDGSSGVYDGLEDVEFTLKLKSDVNKSGWDKAVTYDVITTDKKGIATTKYLPYGVYLVKETKSPADRIPAPDFTISISKNYTSYKKDEQIKKINVNNAPLSAQVRIVKEDYDTGKAVTLNSASFKIKDEDGNYVVQKVGGVKIDTFTTNSKNQVVSIFGKQGEVVLPLKLQSGSYTIDEIKTPEGFLELEKPVTFKIENIRDMDQDEDQEPIITVKVKNRLPKGILTIKKVDQTTKLPMENVEYCLTAKKDIINMIDGSKLYKAGETVYEGKTNAKGIITIKDINMGEYELREKLTLEGYVLSEEVHDVVFTKKDNTTKVYEIGVNVTNIAPKGEIHLVKKDKDTKEFLSGVIYQLTAKEDIVSLDGRNTVLYKAGEPVSVDISEDGRYMTDETGEINIANLPLGKYELKEVQALEGYYLDTTVYDIDLSYDHSDKTLYTRSLEVTNKKTTTEISKVDATDEKELEGAELSLFDKDDNLIESWTSGKEPHIIKGLLIGMEYRLHEDLAPLGYATASDVTFTIDESGEATKVEMKDEITKTEILKVDADTKEPLAGAQLQVLEKESKNIIDEWTSSEEAHKITGLHVGKTYVLHEVNAPAGYHKAEDVEFTIADSGEILKVEMSDRITTIIVEKQDAENGEALQGAVLTIVDKETGKTVETWKSTKEPHEIKGLEVGKSYILKEISAPSHYEKAGDIEFKVEEDMQVQHLVMKDKRTPITVVQTGDETKVMPLLAIVLGAGIAVLVLYRKSKKQ, translated from the coding sequence ATGAAAGACAAAATAAAAAAAGCAATACACAAAGTGCTGATGACGATTGCAACTATCTTCATAACACTATCTACAGTGTTCTCTTCAATGCCATTGCAAGTTCAAGCGGCAGGAGAAAATATATATTTTGAAGTCAATAAAGCAGATGAGGTATTAAAGGAAGCACAAAGACATTTAGGAAAGCCATATGTATGGGGAGCTGCAGGCCCGAATAGCTTTGATTGCTCTGGTTTCGTTTCTTATGTATTCAAACAGGTTGGCTTGAAATTTAATGCAGACCGTTTCACTACATATTCCATTGATAGTTATCTGGAAGGCTTAGGTGTAACAAGCTATACCTACTCCACCGAGGAAGCAAATCCTAAAAATGTAAAAGCAGGAGATATCATTCTGTTTTATGATAATACAGGAGATGCTCTTCATATGGGGATTTATATGGGTAACGGTAAAATCATACATTGTGCTGCTGAGATGCCATCAGGCCCTCAACAACAAGTTATGATCAGCGATATTGATTTACTCAGCACCAAACATGGAAGTTCAATCATTACATATAAAGCATATCGAATCTTCCCTGATGAAGGTGGAGTAAGATTGAAGAAAACAGATGAATTTGGAAATGCATTGGCAGGAGTTAAGTTTAAAATAACAATGCCTAATGGTTCAACTAAAACAGTTACTACAAATTCAAATGGTATTTGGGATTCAGATGATGAAGGTGTTAATTTAGATACAGGAACATATAAGTATCAAGAAGTATCTACCGTAGAAGGTTACCTGTTGGATAACACAGTAAGATCGTTTACTGTCAAAGCAGGCGTGAAGGCAAGTGAAAATGTGGTAGTAGTCACTAATAACGAACCAACTGGAGAGATCGAAGTTATTAAAACAAATACGAATGGAGATCGAGTTTCCAATACGGTCTTCAAGGTATATGCTGATAAAACCATCACGAACAGAGCAGGATCAAAAGTTTTTTATACTAAAGATCAATTAGTTGCTACGTTGACAACGTCAGCAAATGGCAAAGCAAGTGTAAAAGTTCCTTTAGGCAGATACCGTATCGTGGAATCACAAGTAACGAATGGCTATATTCTAAATACAAAAGAGCATATAGTAACACTTGATTACAAGAATCAGACAACCTCTCTGATTACTTCATCTACGACGATTGAAAATAAGGAACAGAAAGGTAAAGTTGTTTTAAAGAAATCCATTGATACAACAGAAACAGATGGTAAATATGGTGATGCTTATTTGCAGGATAACCAATATGCTTTGATTGCCAAGGAAAAAATAACGAATGCTGCAGGTACCATTAAATATTACGAAAAGGATCAGATCATATCTTATAAAAAAACAGATTCCAACGGAATGATTACATGGGATGATCTTCCATTAGGAAAATATTACATCGAAGAAGTAGACAATAATGGTAGTCTTCAGATCAATTCTGCTAAAATCGATGTTTCTGTAGATTACGCAGGTCAGACAGTGGAAAAAACGGTTGTCAACAAGACAACTGCAGATAAACCTAACATGCAGAAAATCCAAATTTTCAAATCAGGAATTGATGGCTCTTCTGGAGTATATGATGGTTTAGAAGATGTAGAATTTACTTTGAAACTGAAATCAGATGTAAATAAGTCTGGATGGGATAAAGCAGTTACTTATGATGTGATCACCACAGATAAAAAAGGAATTGCAACTACGAAGTATCTGCCTTATGGTGTTTATCTTGTGAAGGAAACAAAGAGTCCTGCAGATCGTATACCAGCACCTGATTTTACTATTTCAATCAGTAAGAATTATACGTCTTACAAAAAAGATGAACAGATCAAGAAGATCAATGTAAACAATGCTCCATTATCTGCACAGGTTCGTATCGTAAAAGAAGATTATGATACTGGAAAAGCAGTAACATTGAACAGTGCAAGCTTCAAGATTAAAGATGAAGATGGCAACTATGTTGTACAAAAGGTAGGTGGTGTGAAAATTGATACATTCACTACTAACAGCAAGAATCAGGTTGTTTCCATTTTTGGAAAACAGGGTGAAGTTGTATTACCGTTAAAATTGCAGTCAGGAAGTTATACCATCGATGAGATCAAGACTCCTGAAGGGTTCTTGGAACTGGAAAAACCAGTGACATTCAAGATTGAAAATATCAGAGATATGGATCAGGACGAAGATCAGGAACCAATTATAACTGTTAAGGTTAAGAACAGACTGCCAAAGGGTATTTTGACAATTAAGAAAGTCGATCAAACAACTAAACTTCCTATGGAAAATGTTGAGTATTGCTTAACTGCAAAGAAAGATATCATCAATATGATCGATGGTTCTAAGTTGTATAAAGCTGGAGAAACTGTTTATGAAGGTAAAACGAATGCCAAAGGAATCATTACCATTAAAGATATTAACATGGGTGAATATGAGCTGCGTGAAAAATTGACTTTAGAAGGATATGTGCTTTCTGAAGAAGTTCATGACGTTGTATTTACGAAAAAAGACAATACGACCAAGGTATATGAGATAGGAGTAAACGTAACAAATATTGCTCCAAAAGGCGAAATCCATTTGGTTAAGAAAGATAAAGATACCAAAGAATTCTTAAGTGGAGTAATTTATCAACTGACAGCCAAAGAGGATATCGTAAGCCTTGATGGAAGAAATACTGTTCTTTATAAAGCGGGTGAACCAGTATCTGTTGATATTTCAGAAGATGGACGATATATGACAGATGAAACAGGTGAGATCAATATAGCGAATTTGCCATTAGGAAAATATGAGTTGAAAGAAGTCCAAGCATTGGAAGGTTACTATCTAGATACAACAGTATACGATATTGACTTAAGTTACGACCATAGTGATAAGACGCTTTATACACGCTCACTGGAAGTAACTAACAAAAAGACTACTACCGAAATATCCAAGGTAGATGCAACAGATGAAAAAGAACTGGAAGGCGCAGAATTATCGTTGTTTGATAAAGATGATAACTTAATTGAGTCATGGACTTCAGGAAAAGAACCTCATATTATCAAAGGATTGCTTATCGGCATGGAATATCGTCTTCATGAAGATCTTGCACCATTAGGATACGCTACTGCATCTGATGTTACATTTACCATCGATGAGTCAGGAGAAGCAACAAAAGTGGAAATGAAAGATGAAATCACAAAGACAGAGATCCTGAAAGTGGATGCAGATACGAAAGAGCCTCTTGCTGGAGCGCAGCTACAGGTATTGGAGAAAGAAAGCAAGAATATCATAGATGAGTGGACAAGTTCAGAAGAAGCACACAAGATTACTGGACTTCATGTTGGTAAGACTTATGTACTTCATGAGGTCAATGCACCTGCTGGATACCACAAAGCTGAGGATGTGGAATTCACGATCGCAGATAGTGGAGAAATACTAAAAGTTGAAATGAGTGATCGCATTACGACAATCATTGTGGAAAAACAGGATGCAGAAAACGGAGAAGCACTGCAAGGTGCTGTACTAACTATCGTGGATAAAGAAACAGGTAAAACTGTGGAAACATGGAAGTCCACGAAAGAACCTCATGAGATCAAAGGACTTGAGGTAGGAAAATCCTATATCCTCAAGGAAATCAGTGCTCCTTCACACTACGAAAAAGCAGGTGACATTGAGTTTAAGGTGGAAGAGGATATGCAGGTTCAGCACTTGGTAATGAAGGATAAAAGAACACCGATCACTGTTGTGCAGACAGGAGATGAAACAAAAGTAATGCCATTATTAGCCATCGTACTTGGTGCAGGTATCGCTGTTCTTGTCTTGTATAGAAAGTCAAAAAAGCAATAA
- a CDS encoding CAP domain-containing protein gives MKKLFVLMMIGSLLVGCTSANDQNDKKSAKPAGSAVALKDNDTKSKDNQKEKDDSEKEEKKQQEEEKQQKQSNAPKKESSKNDGTSSKTEKKDNNQSNSNKNESNQENNTPSQDSNHTGETSKPVTPPVENPEPEPPVIQQAKADQVFAQINAYRTQNGKEPFTYSSELRSRCDSHAFAMAQKEALWHSGDGAECITNYDDPFSAWVSSPPHNKLLLSNNTEAAVGIYYYNGYYYSVFQTRW, from the coding sequence ATGAAAAAATTATTTGTATTGATGATGATAGGAAGTCTTCTGGTTGGATGTACATCTGCTAATGATCAAAATGATAAGAAATCAGCAAAGCCTGCAGGATCGGCAGTAGCATTAAAAGATAATGATACTAAGTCAAAAGATAACCAAAAAGAAAAAGATGATTCAGAAAAAGAAGAGAAAAAACAACAGGAAGAGGAAAAGCAACAGAAACAATCTAATGCTCCTAAGAAGGAATCATCAAAAAACGACGGTACTAGCAGTAAAACAGAAAAAAAAGACAATAACCAATCAAATTCTAATAAGAATGAATCAAATCAAGAAAACAACACACCTTCTCAAGATTCAAATCATACAGGAGAAACTAGCAAACCAGTAACACCACCTGTTGAAAATCCAGAACCAGAACCGCCAGTGATTCAACAAGCAAAAGCAGATCAGGTATTTGCTCAGATAAATGCATATCGTACTCAAAATGGGAAAGAACCATTTACATATTCATCTGAACTTAGAAGTAGGTGTGATTCGCATGCATTCGCAATGGCACAGAAAGAAGCATTATGGCATAGTGGAGATGGAGCTGAATGTATAACGAATTACGATGACCCATTCTCTGCATGGGTGAGTTCGCCACCTCATAATAAACTATTATTGAGTAACAACACAGAAGCAGCAGTTGGGATTTATTATTATAATGGATACTATTACTCAGTATTTCAAACACGCTGGTAA
- a CDS encoding sugar O-acetyltransferase, protein MTEKEKMINGFIYNPVSPQLVLDRDKASRILTKYNKKVFHEVNMRNRMIKKLMNTSGYFWIKPPFFCDYGYNIYLGKEVMVNFNCVFLDVCPIIIGDYTLIGPNTQIYTACHSLDYKERQENKEFGKPVRIGDHVWIGGNVTILPGVSIGDHSIIGAGSVVTKDIPANVIAVGNPCKVIKDQKNVSIQSAKRI, encoded by the coding sequence ATGACAGAAAAAGAAAAAATGATCAATGGTTTTATCTATAATCCTGTTTCTCCGCAACTTGTTTTAGATAGAGATAAAGCTAGTCGTATACTAACAAAATACAATAAAAAAGTATTCCATGAAGTAAATATGAGAAATCGGATGATAAAAAAATTGATGAATACAAGTGGTTACTTTTGGATAAAGCCGCCTTTTTTCTGCGATTATGGATATAACATTTATCTAGGAAAAGAAGTGATGGTTAATTTTAATTGTGTATTTCTTGATGTATGTCCAATTATCATTGGAGATTATACATTGATCGGTCCTAATACACAGATTTATACAGCATGCCATTCATTAGATTATAAAGAAAGACAAGAAAATAAAGAGTTTGGAAAACCTGTTCGTATAGGTGATCATGTATGGATCGGTGGAAATGTTACGATATTACCGGGGGTATCAATCGGTGATCATTCGATTATTGGTGCTGGCAGTGTGGTTACTAAAGATATACCAGCGAATGTGATTGCGGTGGGTAATCCATGTAAGGTAATAAAAGATCAAAAAAATGTAAGTATACAGAGTGCAAAGAGGATATAA
- a CDS encoding heavy-metal-associated domain-containing protein gives MMEITLKIEGMMCSMCASHINDCIRKNFNIKKVKTSHRKGEIELLSETIIDEDKLRKVIHDTGYTLISIKQEDYMKKGLFS, from the coding sequence ATGATGGAAATAACTTTGAAAATTGAAGGAATGATGTGCTCTATGTGTGCATCTCATATCAATGATTGTATTCGTAAAAATTTCAATATCAAAAAAGTAAAAACTTCTCACAGAAAAGGAGAAATCGAATTATTATCAGAAACGATTATAGATGAAGATAAACTAAGAAAAGTGATACATGATACAGGGTATACATTAATATCTATAAAACAAGAAGATTATATGAAAAAGGGTTTATTTTCATAG
- a CDS encoding FeoB-associated Cys-rich membrane protein, protein MIMIDWLLNHISTLFISIVLLMIIIWIIRYMINEKRQGKSSCGGQCGHCQMNHSCNHSS, encoded by the coding sequence ATGATAATGATAGATTGGTTGTTAAATCATATATCTACACTTTTCATAAGCATTGTTTTACTTATGATTATCATATGGATCATAAGATATATGATAAATGAAAAAAGGCAGGGGAAGTCATCCTGCGGTGGCCAATGTGGGCATTGTCAGATGAATCACTCTTGTAATCATAGTTCTTAA
- a CDS encoding ferrous iron transporter B, whose translation MEKKTIRIALAGNPNCGKTTLFNALTGSNQFVGNWPGVTVEKKEGKLKKHEDVIITDLPGIYSLSPYTLEEVVARNYLINEHPDVILNIVDGTNLERNLYLTTQLTELGIPVVMAINMMDIVKKNDDKINVKELSRELGVTIVEISALKGNGIMDAAEAALQAAKVGRTIPMHTFSGAVEHAIAHIEEAVLHDMPEDQQRWYAIKIFERDDKVLAKLNLSKEVLAHIEKDIQAAEKELDDDAESIITNERYIYIASIIKGCYKKKTAGKLSTSDKIDKVVTNRWLALPIFVVIMFFVYYISVSTVGTWATDWANDGVFGDGWHLFSIGTNDYDEAITKYAEENVWTKPFVVTVDKAVDDEVIGAQDIKDAIQEEDYGAFDEAYGTYGDSLAQAGYDVSTIYDAALGDDAQGVPDPSEFGIWVPGVPVLLNNLLDSIHCSSWLQSLIVDGIVGGVGAVLGFVPQMIVLFLLLAFLEACGYMSRIAFVLDRVFRKFGLSGKSFIPMLIGTGCGVPGIMASRTIENERDRRMTIMTTTFIPCGAKVPIIALIASALFHGAWWVAPSAYFIGIAAIVISGIMLKKTQMFAGEPAPFVMELPAYHMPTVSNLFRSMWERASSFIKKAGTIILLSSIIIWAGSMFGMIDGSFGFSLDMELENSVLGMLGRAICWIFAPLGFGNIKATIATIMGLVAKEEVVGVFGVLDFEGMTQLAAYSFLCFNLLCAPCFAAMGAIKREMNSTKWTTFAIAYQCVFAYAISLVVYQIGSVFVGNANIIGLICAVIVLLFITYMLIKPYKEPVKLGKEVRV comes from the coding sequence ATGGAGAAAAAAACTATTCGCATTGCCTTAGCTGGCAATCCAAACTGTGGAAAAACAACATTGTTTAATGCACTTACAGGTTCCAATCAATTTGTTGGTAACTGGCCGGGTGTAACCGTTGAGAAAAAAGAAGGAAAATTGAAAAAACATGAAGATGTTATCATTACGGATCTTCCTGGTATTTATTCCTTATCGCCATATACATTGGAGGAAGTTGTTGCACGAAATTATTTGATTAATGAACATCCAGATGTCATTTTGAATATCGTAGATGGTACAAATTTAGAACGAAATCTTTATTTAACCACACAGTTAACAGAACTTGGTATTCCTGTTGTAATGGCAATCAATATGATGGACATCGTAAAAAAGAATGATGACAAAATAAATGTAAAGGAATTATCACGAGAACTAGGAGTTACAATTGTAGAAATATCCGCATTAAAAGGAAATGGTATTATGGATGCTGCCGAAGCTGCTTTACAAGCAGCAAAGGTTGGAAGAACCATTCCTATGCATACATTTTCAGGAGCTGTTGAACATGCAATTGCACATATTGAAGAGGCTGTTTTACATGATATGCCAGAGGATCAGCAGCGTTGGTATGCAATAAAAATCTTTGAACGTGATGATAAAGTGCTTGCTAAATTAAATCTATCTAAAGAAGTACTTGCACATATCGAAAAAGATATTCAGGCTGCGGAAAAAGAACTGGATGATGATGCCGAATCGATCATTACCAACGAGCGTTACATTTATATAGCATCCATCATAAAAGGCTGTTATAAAAAGAAAACAGCCGGTAAACTATCTACATCTGATAAAATAGACAAGGTGGTAACCAATCGTTGGTTAGCATTACCAATCTTTGTTGTGATCATGTTCTTTGTTTATTATATTTCTGTATCAACAGTTGGTACATGGGCAACTGATTGGGCAAATGATGGTGTCTTTGGTGATGGTTGGCATTTGTTTAGTATTGGCACAAATGATTATGATGAGGCAATCACAAAATATGCCGAAGAAAATGTATGGACAAAACCATTTGTGGTAACGGTGGATAAAGCAGTAGATGATGAGGTTATCGGTGCACAGGATATAAAAGATGCAATCCAAGAAGAAGACTATGGAGCATTTGATGAAGCCTATGGCACTTATGGAGATTCCCTTGCACAAGCAGGATATGATGTATCAACAATATATGATGCTGCTTTAGGTGATGATGCACAAGGAGTACCTGATCCTTCTGAATTTGGTATTTGGGTACCAGGTGTCCCTGTTTTGTTGAATAACTTATTGGATAGTATACACTGCTCTTCTTGGTTACAAAGCTTGATTGTTGATGGAATCGTAGGTGGTGTTGGTGCTGTATTAGGATTTGTACCACAAATGATCGTGTTATTCTTATTATTGGCATTTTTAGAAGCCTGTGGGTATATGTCACGTATTGCATTTGTATTAGATCGTGTATTCCGCAAATTTGGTTTATCAGGAAAGTCATTCATACCAATGTTGATTGGAACAGGGTGTGGAGTACCAGGAATCATGGCATCAAGAACGATTGAAAATGAAAGAGATCGCAGAATGACGATCATGACGACTACATTTATCCCATGTGGCGCAAAAGTACCAATCATCGCATTGATCGCTTCAGCATTATTTCATGGAGCATGGTGGGTAGCACCAAGTGCTTATTTCATCGGCATTGCGGCAATCGTTATATCTGGAATCATGTTGAAGAAAACACAAATGTTTGCTGGTGAACCTGCGCCCTTCGTCATGGAACTTCCAGCTTATCATATGCCAACAGTGTCCAATCTTTTTCGCTCTATGTGGGAACGGGCTTCCTCCTTTATTAAAAAAGCTGGTACCATCATATTATTATCATCTATTATCATATGGGCAGGCTCTATGTTTGGCATGATAGATGGTTCCTTTGGTTTCAGTTTAGATATGGAATTAGAAAACAGCGTACTAGGTATGCTAGGAAGAGCTATTTGCTGGATTTTTGCTCCATTAGGTTTTGGTAACATTAAGGCAACGATCGCTACAATTATGGGATTGGTTGCAAAAGAAGAGGTTGTTGGTGTATTTGGGGTGCTTGATTTTGAGGGGATGACACAATTAGCAGCTTATTCATTCCTCTGCTTCAACTTATTATGTGCACCATGTTTTGCAGCTATGGGTGCTATCAAAAGAGAGATGAATTCTACGAAATGGACAACTTTTGCGATTGCATATCAATGTGTATTTGCATATGCTATCTCATTAGTTGTCTACCAAATTGGTTCAGTATTTGTAGGGAATGCAAATATTATTGGTCTTATATGTGCAGTTATCGTTCTATTATTTATCACCTATATGTTAATAAAACCGTATAAAGAGCCTGTGAAATTAGGCAAAGAAGTCAGAGTTTAA